In Streptomyces sp. NBC_01381, the sequence CTTCGGGGTCAGGACCAGCATTTCCGTACAGGAAAGCGTCCGACTCCCGGCAGCACCGAGTGTGACCGTACGTACAGCAGAGCCGAAGGCAGGAAAGGGCACATAGTGATCGCCGTACTGGGCCTCGTCGTGGGAGTCGTGGCCGGATTGTTGGTCCGGCCCGAGGTTCCGGCGGTGGTCGAGCCGTACCTTCCGATCGCCGTCGTCGCCGCGCTCGACGCGGTGTTCGGAGGCCTGCGCGCGATGCTCGACGGGATCTTCGACGACAAGGTCTTCGTGGTCTCGTTCCTCTCGAACGTGGTCGTGGCCGCCCTGATCGTGTTCCTGGGCGACAAGTTGGGCGTGGGCGCCCAGCTCTCCACCGGCGTCGTCGTGGTGCTCGGCATCCGGATCTTCTCCAACGCCGCCGCCATCCGCCGACACATCTTCCGGGCGTGACGCCGATGGCCACGGACGAGACGCCCGGGAACGACAACCGGCGCAAGGAACTGCCCGCCGAGGTGCCGAGCGCGCCCGTGGAGCCGGCGGACGACGCCGCGCCCGCGCGGGGCGAGCAGCAGCCGTTGAAGGGCCGTCAGCGGCTGGTGGAGGCGCTGTGGCCGCCGCGTGTCACGCGTCCCCAACTGATCGTCGCCCTGCTGCTGTTCGTTCTGGGGCTCGGCCTGGCCATCCAGGTGCGGTCCAACAACGACAGCAGCGCCCTGCGCGGCGCACGTCAGGAAGATCTCGTACGCATCCTCGATGAACTGGATGACCGTACGCAGCGTCTGGAAGATGAGAAGCAGCGTCTGGAGGATCAGCGCACCGGGCTCGAGAACAGCTCGGACCAGGCCGAGGAGGCCCGCAAGCAGACGGTCGAGAAGGAAAGACAACTCGGCATTCTGGCGGGCACCGTGGCAGCGCAGGGTCCTGGCATCACGCTGACCATCGATGACAAGAAGGGGTCGGTTGAGGCGGACATGCTGCTCGACGCCATTCAGGAGCTGCGCGCTGCGGGGGCCGAGGCCATCCAGATCAATGACGTGCGCGTGGTGGCAAGCACCTACCTGTCGGACACGGACGGTGGTGGCGTACGGGTGGACGGCCGCAAGGTCGGCAAGCCCTATCGCTTCAAGGTGATCGGCAAGCCGCAGGACCTCGAGCCGGCGCTGAACATCCCTGGTGGGGTGGTGCAGACTCTGGAGAAGGAGCAGGCCACGGTCACCGTGGCGCGAGCGGAGAAGATCGTGGTGGACGCCTTGCGACCCGCGAAGCGGCCTGACTACGCTCGGTCGTCCTCCCAGTGAGGCGGGGGCGCATGGGGGCCGTCCGGGGAGGGCATGAGGTTGCGGGGGGTCGGCGCACTGTAAGCGTGGTGCGTGGTGGAAACTGTTTGGCGGGTACGGACGTTGTGAGGATGTCTGGTACGCCGATGTACGCCGGTGTGTGCAATCAGGGTTCGTCCTGCCCCACGGGCGGGTCTGTTTCGGTCAAGGGGAATCGCCCGTGAAGTTGTTTGAGAAGTTGTTCGGCAAGCGTTCGCGCGAGGACAGCGGCAATCCCGCCACTGCCCGGCACCGTGCGCCGCGCCATGGAGACGCCGCCGAGGACCAGGGCGGCGAGCGCCCGATGTTCCGTGATCAGGTCGGTGGTCCTGGCGGTGACATTTCGGGCGGACAGGGCGCGTCGTCTGTTGACCCTGCCGGTGCGGGCCGCATAGGTTTCGGAGAACCGTCAACCTCAAGTACGGGTGGAGGGTTTACCCCCGGTCCGTACGCATCGAATGCCCCCGCGGGGCAGCCGCGGCAGGAGGATCCGTCCATGGCCCTGGTGTGTACGAGGTGCGGGAACCGCAACGCCGACGCGAGCCGGTTCTGCTCCAACTGCGGCGCGCCGCTGCGGGCCGGGGCCGCCCCGGAGCGTCCGTCCGAGACGACCTCGACGATCTCCATCTCGGGCCTCGAGGCCTATGACGCGGAGGTGACGGGGCAGACCGCCTCGCCCGCCCTCTCGCCGGAGGCCCAGGCCGCCGTCGACGCGTTGCCGCTCGGCTCGGCGCTCCTCGTGGTGCGCCGCGGTCCGAACTCGGGCAGCCGCTTCCTCCTGGACGGCGAGCTGACCACGGCAGGGCGTCACCCGCAGAGCGACATCTTCCTGGACGACGTGACCGTGTCGCGCCGCCACGTGGAGTTCCGTCGCGTCCAGGACGGTTCCTTCACCGTCGCGGACGTGGGCAGCCTCAACGGCACATACGTCAACCGGGAGCGCATCGACTCCGTCGCGCTGTCGAACGGCGACGAGGTGCAGATCGGTAAGTACCGGCTGGTCTTCTACGCGAGCCAGCGGAGCGTCGGCATCTGACCCTCCCCCGGACTTCGTCCGGGTGCACCCTCAGGAAGGTCCATGCTTCAAACACCGAGGGGCGGTGCCGGGAACGGCACCGCCGCCGAGGACCGTCGGCTGATGAGCATCGGCGCCGTCCTGAACGCGCTGCGTGACGAATTTCCCGAGGTCACGATCTCCAAGATCCGATTCCTGGAGTCGGAAGGGCTCATCGAGCCCGAACGCACGCCGTCCGGGTACCGGAAGTTCGGCCCGCAGGACGTCGAGCGGCTCGGTCACGTCCTGCGGATGCAGCGGGACCACTATCTGCCGCTCAAGGTCATCCGGGAGCACCTGGACGCCCTGGAGCGCGGAGAAGCGGCCCCGCTGCCCTCCCTGGGGCAGCCGAGAGAGCCCGGCGACGTCTGGGGCCCCGGCGAGGCCGAAGGGCCCACGGCGGCCCGCGTGGGCCGGGCCGAGCTGCTCGCGGCCGCCGAGATCGACGCGGAGCAGCTCGACGAGTGGGAGACGTACGGGCTCATCGCGCCGTTGCCGGAAGGTGGTTACGACGCCGAGGCCGTGACGGTCGCCGCCCTGGTGGTCGAACTCGGCAGGTTCGGCATCGAACCGCGCCATCTGCGGGCCATGAAAACCGCCGCCGAACGCGAGGCCGGCCTCGTCGACCAGGTCGTGGCACCCCTGCGGAGGCACCGTAATCCGCAGACCAGGGCCCATGCGGAAGCCCGTACGAAGGAACTGGCGGGGCTCACCGGAAAGCTGCACTCTGCACTGGTGCAGACCGCTCTCGGGGTGCGGTTGCCCTGACTCAAGAGGTGCCCGACTACCCAAACCTGCCGGGCACGTCCTAGGGTTGCTGTGTGAACGAGCTCGACGTCGTAGGTGTCCGGGTCGAAATGCCCTCTAACCAACCGATCGTGCTCCTGCGTGAAGTGGGAGGCGATCGGTACCTCCCCATCTGGATCGGACCAGGGGAGGCGACCGCGATCGCCTTCGCACAGCAGGGGATGGCGCCCGCACGGCCGCTGACCCACGACCTGTTCAAGGACGTGCTGGAGGCGGTGGGTCAGGAGCTCACCGAGGTGCGCATCACGGACCTGCGCGAAGGGGTCTTCTACGCGGAGCTGGTCTTCGCCAGTGGAGTCGAGGTGAGCGCCCGGCCGTCCGACGCCATAGCGCTTGCGCTGCGCACCGGAACGCCGATCTACGGCAGTGACGGGGTCCTGGACGACGCCGGCATCGCCATTCCGGACGAGCAGGAGGACGAGGTGGAGAAATTCCGCGAGTTCCTCGACCAGATCTCGCCCGAGGACTTCGGCACCAACAGCCAGTGAACCGATGCCTCCGGAGGGTCCCGACGGACCATTCGGCTAGCCTTTCCCGGCGGTGAGGCGCGGCAAACCACTCTTAGGGTGATTATCACTCGGCGTGCCGAGTGTGGCGATCGTTGACGAGCCCCTGGCGACTGCCTACCGTCGGGAAGGCAGGTCAAGGACGGAGGTCGGCGTGAGAAGCAGCGGCGACGGTACGGCGATGGGCGGACCGTATCCGCTTCACGGCAGCACGGCCGATCACTCTCCGAGGCGGCCGATGGCGGTTCAGGGGAGCGGGGACGCTACGTCCGGGCAGACCGAACAGGAACAGATCGGGTACCGAGGGCCGACCGCGTGTGCGGCCGCCGGTATCACGTATCGACAGCTCGACTACTGGGCCCGTACGGGGCTCGTCGAGCCCAGTGTGCGGTCCGCGGGCGGGTCGGGGACCCAGCGGCTCTACAGCTTCCGGGACGTCGTCGTCCTGAAGATCGTGAAGCGGTTCCTGGACACCGGTGTGTCCC encodes:
- a CDS encoding small basic family protein — protein: MIAVLGLVVGVVAGLLVRPEVPAVVEPYLPIAVVAALDAVFGGLRAMLDGIFDDKVFVVSFLSNVVVAALIVFLGDKLGVGAQLSTGVVVVLGIRIFSNAAAIRRHIFRA
- a CDS encoding DUF881 domain-containing protein, with translation MATDETPGNDNRRKELPAEVPSAPVEPADDAAPARGEQQPLKGRQRLVEALWPPRVTRPQLIVALLLFVLGLGLAIQVRSNNDSSALRGARQEDLVRILDELDDRTQRLEDEKQRLEDQRTGLENSSDQAEEARKQTVEKERQLGILAGTVAAQGPGITLTIDDKKGSVEADMLLDAIQELRAAGAEAIQINDVRVVASTYLSDTDGGGVRVDGRKVGKPYRFKVIGKPQDLEPALNIPGGVVQTLEKEQATVTVARAEKIVVDALRPAKRPDYARSSSQ
- a CDS encoding FHA domain-containing protein — its product is MFGGYGRCEDVWYADVRRCVQSGFVLPHGRVCFGQGESPVKLFEKLFGKRSREDSGNPATARHRAPRHGDAAEDQGGERPMFRDQVGGPGGDISGGQGASSVDPAGAGRIGFGEPSTSSTGGGFTPGPYASNAPAGQPRQEDPSMALVCTRCGNRNADASRFCSNCGAPLRAGAAPERPSETTSTISISGLEAYDAEVTGQTASPALSPEAQAAVDALPLGSALLVVRRGPNSGSRFLLDGELTTAGRHPQSDIFLDDVTVSRRHVEFRRVQDGSFTVADVGSLNGTYVNRERIDSVALSNGDEVQIGKYRLVFYASQRSVGI
- a CDS encoding MerR family transcriptional regulator, encoding MLQTPRGGAGNGTAAEDRRLMSIGAVLNALRDEFPEVTISKIRFLESEGLIEPERTPSGYRKFGPQDVERLGHVLRMQRDHYLPLKVIREHLDALERGEAAPLPSLGQPREPGDVWGPGEAEGPTAARVGRAELLAAAEIDAEQLDEWETYGLIAPLPEGGYDAEAVTVAALVVELGRFGIEPRHLRAMKTAAEREAGLVDQVVAPLRRHRNPQTRAHAEARTKELAGLTGKLHSALVQTALGVRLP
- a CDS encoding bifunctional nuclease family protein, producing MNELDVVGVRVEMPSNQPIVLLREVGGDRYLPIWIGPGEATAIAFAQQGMAPARPLTHDLFKDVLEAVGQELTEVRITDLREGVFYAELVFASGVEVSARPSDAIALALRTGTPIYGSDGVLDDAGIAIPDEQEDEVEKFREFLDQISPEDFGTNSQ
- a CDS encoding MerR family transcriptional regulator gives rise to the protein MRSSGDGTAMGGPYPLHGSTADHSPRRPMAVQGSGDATSGQTEQEQIGYRGPTACAAAGITYRQLDYWARTGLVEPSVRSAGGSGTQRLYSFRDVVVLKIVKRFLDTGVSLQNIRTTVQHLRDRGFRDLERMTLMSDGATVYECTSPDEVHDLLQGGQGVFGIAVGVVWRDVEAALSQLHGERIDTGETLLRQNPADELARRRNRAV